In Chitinophagaceae bacterium, the DNA window GGGTCCTTCAGACTTTCCCATTTTACCGCTTCCATCCAGTCCCGGTACTTTAACTAATTCCTCACTAAAATTAAACGCCTGAGGCTCCGGAAACACTTCACAATTATATAAATGATGAAATCTTTTTACAAAATTACGGGTCATTTCAAGATGTTGAATCTGATCCTTGCCCACCGGAACTTTATTGGCTTTATGAATAATTATATCTATTGCCATCAATACCGGATATGTCAGCAAACCTGCGTTTATATTTTCCTGTTGCTTGCTAACTTTATCCTTATAAGTTGTACACCTCTCAAGTTCACCTTTATAAGCAATCATATTAAAAATAAGATAAAGCTCGGCAATTTCAGGTATATCACTTTGCAAATACAATACTGTTTTTTCAGGATCAAGACCACATGCCAGATATTCACTTAACACATAGCTTACATTTTGCTTTAATTCTCCACTTTTAGGATGTGTCGTTAAAGAATGATAATCCGCTATAAAAAAGAAAGTTTTATAGGACTCCTGGAGCTTCACAAAGTTTTTTACAGCTCCGAAATAATTACCCAAATGCAGGCGCCCGGTAGGACGGACACCACTAACGACAGTTTCCATGTTAAATAAACAATTTTATGCGAAATTATTAAACATAATTCAATTTCAAACCATTTATAAGTTTTAAATAAAGTTTAAAGTGTCATGCTTTCATAAAAACACGAATTTTATTGAATTTCAGATAAAAGTTTACAAATAACTTAATTCCTTTGTAATGTTAAAATCAATTTATGAAAATGTATTTCTTACTTTTGCAAAAAAAAGAGCATGGAAATAAATGACAAATTAATTGACAAGCTTGCAGATTTGTGCAAACTGGAGTTTTCAGAAAATGAAAAAACGGAACTGTCTGCTGATCTTTCAAACATTTTGGACCTGATAGAAAAACTCAAAGAGTTACCCACTGATAATGTAGAGCCCTTGATTTATGTAAATGATGATTTAAATCAATTTAGAGAGGATAGTGCGAAAAATGAAATCACCCGTGAACAAGCCTTAAAAAATGCTCCGTCAAAAGATTCTGATTATATAAAAGTACCGAAATTCATAAATAAATAAGTTGATGGCTGCACAATCGATGATTTTTATTGAGGACATAAAAAAGATTTATATTTTAGGATCAGA includes these proteins:
- the gatC gene encoding Asp-tRNA(Asn)/Glu-tRNA(Gln) amidotransferase subunit GatC; this translates as MEINDKLIDKLADLCKLEFSENEKTELSADLSNILDLIEKLKELPTDNVEPLIYVNDDLNQFREDSAKNEITREQALKNAPSKDSDYIKVPKFINK
- the trpS gene encoding tryptophan--tRNA ligase, which encodes METVVSGVRPTGRLHLGNYFGAVKNFVKLQESYKTFFFIADYHSLTTHPKSGELKQNVSYVLSEYLACGLDPEKTVLYLQSDIPEIAELYLIFNMIAYKGELERCTTYKDKVSKQQENINAGLLTYPVLMAIDIIIHKANKVPVGKDQIQHLEMTRNFVKRFHHLYNCEVFPEPQAFNFSEELVKVPGLDGSGKMGKSEGPGNAIYLVEDPGSIKKKVMRAVTDAGPTEPDSPLSEPIKNIFDIMSLVSDESTKTHFINAYKDCSIRYGDLKKQLAEDIINFTNPIRQRITDIQNDKENLQKILKQGQEKARESASKTLKEVKETIGIGSI